The Elusimicrobiaceae bacterium genome includes a window with the following:
- the fmt gene encoding methionyl-tRNA formyltransferase, which yields MSKLKTIFFGTPQLSVPYLELLHELTEVQLVVTQADKPRGRGMVITPCPVKQRALELGLPVRSPEKMKDILEEVKQIPFELGVAVAFGKIFRPDFLALPKLGILNVHFSLLPLLRGAAPVQHSLFQDFKTTGVSVFWIEPGLDDGPLFLQKSIPVDPQDNAQTLFEKLIPLGLEALRETLTQVQAGHLVKTPQSGVPSLAPQISKEDALLNFQVLTAPQIHHRVRGLACGPKARTLLQVNGKEETLQILRTSLADTTASSALPGTVLAVESQRGILVKCNQGNIWITEVHPAGKKPMSAAAYANGHGIKPAADVVVFHGNRD from the coding sequence ATGTCTAAACTTAAAACCATTTTTTTCGGAACACCTCAACTTTCTGTACCCTATTTAGAGCTCTTGCACGAGTTAACTGAAGTACAGTTGGTGGTAACGCAAGCGGACAAACCCCGCGGCCGTGGTATGGTGATTACACCGTGCCCGGTTAAACAGCGCGCTTTGGAGTTAGGTCTGCCCGTTCGTTCTCCGGAGAAAATGAAAGATATTTTAGAAGAAGTAAAACAAATCCCGTTTGAGCTGGGTGTGGCCGTTGCTTTTGGAAAAATATTCCGCCCTGATTTTTTGGCTTTACCGAAACTGGGTATTTTGAATGTCCATTTTTCGCTCTTGCCGCTGCTGCGCGGCGCGGCACCGGTACAACATAGTTTGTTTCAAGATTTCAAAACTACGGGTGTGAGTGTTTTTTGGATAGAACCGGGTTTAGATGACGGCCCTTTATTTTTGCAAAAATCCATTCCGGTAGATCCGCAAGATAACGCACAAACCTTATTTGAAAAACTAATACCGTTAGGGTTAGAAGCCCTGCGGGAAACACTTACTCAAGTACAAGCCGGACATCTGGTAAAAACTCCGCAAAGCGGCGTTCCTTCTTTGGCACCTCAAATCAGCAAGGAAGATGCCCTGCTTAATTTTCAAGTTCTAACCGCCCCTCAAATTCACCATCGGGTACGCGGACTAGCCTGTGGCCCTAAGGCCCGCACCTTACTGCAAGTGAACGGGAAAGAAGAAACCTTACAAATTCTACGCACCTCTCTAGCAGATACAACTGCTTCCTCTGCCCTGCCCGGCACCGTATTAGCCGTTGAAAGCCAACGCGGAATTTTAGTAAAATGTAATCAAGGAAATATTTGGATTACCGAGGTACATCCTGCTGGGAAAAAACCTATGTCCGCGGCCGCTTATGCCAACGGACATGGTATTAAACCTGCCGCAGATGTAGTAGTGTTTCATGGCAACAGAGACTGA
- the dut gene encoding dUTP diphosphatase, with protein sequence MNVKKLDPHALLPQRAHSTDAGADLFALQRTVLPPHAITQVHTGIAIELPQDTAGIIWGKSSVESKGIKAMAGLIDASYRGELIVCLYNLNEKEFIFEAGQKVAQLVVLPTLFPSFTQVQELSDTARGDGGFGSTGK encoded by the coding sequence ATGAATGTTAAAAAATTAGATCCGCACGCTCTTTTACCGCAACGTGCCCATTCCACCGATGCCGGTGCTGATTTATTTGCTTTGCAACGCACGGTGTTGCCGCCGCATGCAATCACGCAGGTACACACCGGAATAGCTATCGAATTACCGCAAGACACTGCCGGAATTATTTGGGGAAAAAGCTCCGTAGAAAGCAAAGGAATTAAAGCCATGGCCGGGCTCATTGATGCTTCTTACCGCGGAGAACTCATTGTCTGCTTATATAATTTGAATGAGAAGGAATTTATTTTTGAGGCCGGACAAAAAGTGGCTCAATTAGTAGTACTGCCCACTTTATTCCCCTCTTTCACACAGGTACAAGAACTTTCCGATACCGCTCGCGGAGACGGTGGATTTGGAAGTACGGGAAAATAA